A single window of Paenibacillus sp. SYP-B4298 DNA harbors:
- a CDS encoding ATP-binding cassette domain-containing protein, translated as MIELSDIDKRYGSSSHGIYIRHLAIPRGEVVGILGENGSGKTTLLKAIMGLGELQGGTVSIEGRPVQQQYDKLAFVTEEGSFLPHMTPLEYGHFLAKFFPLFDHKHYRQLLELYALDGDRRIRTFSKGQKLKLEISAGLAKQADYILMDEPLIGKDLLTRQSFLRLLVGSLHGEETVLIATHLIDEIENVIDRAIILRQGLVKADVYMDDLRDQGGSLRELLAEHSSSLPIASVDDADIR; from the coding sequence ATGATTGAGCTAAGCGACATAGATAAGCGATATGGCAGCAGTTCGCACGGAATCTATATTCGTCACCTGGCGATTCCTAGAGGGGAGGTGGTCGGCATATTGGGAGAGAACGGGAGCGGCAAAACGACATTGCTCAAGGCGATCATGGGGCTGGGCGAGCTGCAGGGCGGCACAGTGAGCATCGAGGGCAGACCTGTGCAGCAGCAGTACGACAAGCTGGCCTTTGTGACGGAGGAAGGGAGCTTTCTGCCCCATATGACGCCGCTGGAGTACGGACATTTTTTGGCGAAGTTTTTCCCGTTGTTTGATCACAAGCATTATAGGCAACTGCTCGAATTGTATGCGCTGGATGGAGACAGGCGAATCAGGACCTTCTCCAAGGGGCAAAAGCTGAAGCTGGAGATTAGCGCGGGACTGGCCAAGCAGGCTGACTACATCCTGATGGATGAGCCGTTGATCGGGAAGGATCTGCTTACTCGCCAAAGCTTTCTAAGGCTGCTCGTAGGCAGCTTGCATGGGGAGGAGACGGTCCTCATTGCCACCCATCTGATTGACGAGATTGAGAATGTGATCGATCGTGCGATTATATTGCGTCAAGGACTTGTGAAGGCGGATGTCTATATGGACGATCTGCGCGACCAAGGGGGCAGCCTGCGCGAACTGTTGGCGGAGCACAGCTCCAGCCTGCCGATTGCCAGTGTGGATGATGCCGATATACGATAG
- a CDS encoding MFS transporter: MRSRQLFVMVSIVLTTLVASIDATITNTTMPIIAEELGGYSLYAWSFAAYMIFATVLTPVAGRISDLYGRKKIFGFGILFFLLGSLLCGLADSMLQLVIYRAVQGMGAGIMTPFPLIIAGDLFAVEKRGRIQAMFSAMWGVSAVVAPLLGSLFVELASWRWIFLINIPVCILAFAFLLFYKEAYEPRKSPIDVWGSVLFAAGVSLLLAATTVESHVWLYAVSGALLLMLFWAVEKRHASPIVPLQLFRIPANKWMIINSFLTCAALFGTSSYVPLFLQHENYSVFMSGVSLLGMSVGWMACSVPAGRWVLRYGYTRLMLIGNLTLLASGIMLMFLSPATGFIYVTLAMTVQGVGYGLLFTVTTIGAQQLVRSDQSGISTSLQMFSRNIGTAIGVTVMGALLLRGEFMEGIRLIFLYGTLVCLAGLATVWFIRDNKQPSEERQVPAEQLH, translated from the coding sequence ATGAGATCACGCCAGCTATTTGTGATGGTCAGCATCGTGTTGACCACGCTGGTCGCTTCGATCGACGCGACCATTACGAATACGACCATGCCCATCATTGCCGAGGAGCTTGGCGGGTACTCGCTATATGCGTGGTCCTTCGCGGCCTACATGATTTTTGCCACCGTGCTGACACCGGTTGCCGGACGCATCTCTGACCTGTACGGCAGAAAGAAAATATTCGGCTTCGGTATCCTGTTCTTCCTCCTCGGCTCGCTGCTGTGCGGTCTGGCCGACTCCATGCTTCAGCTTGTCATCTACCGGGCCGTGCAGGGGATGGGAGCAGGCATTATGACCCCCTTCCCACTTATCATCGCCGGGGATCTGTTCGCCGTCGAGAAGCGCGGGAGGATTCAGGCGATGTTCTCCGCCATGTGGGGGGTGTCGGCTGTCGTAGCTCCATTGCTTGGCTCGTTGTTCGTGGAGCTGGCAAGCTGGCGCTGGATTTTTCTCATTAATATTCCAGTCTGTATCCTGGCCTTTGCCTTCCTCCTGTTCTACAAGGAAGCCTATGAGCCACGCAAATCCCCTATCGATGTGTGGGGGTCTGTCCTCTTCGCCGCCGGGGTCAGCCTGCTGCTGGCAGCGACGACGGTTGAAAGCCATGTCTGGCTATATGCTGTGTCTGGCGCCCTGCTGCTAATGTTATTTTGGGCGGTGGAGAAGCGTCACGCTTCGCCAATTGTGCCGCTGCAGCTATTTCGTATCCCGGCTAATAAATGGATGATCATCAATTCCTTCTTAACATGCGCCGCCTTGTTCGGCACCTCCAGCTATGTGCCGCTGTTTCTCCAGCATGAGAACTATTCCGTCTTCATGAGCGGCGTGTCTCTTCTCGGGATGTCGGTCGGCTGGATGGCCTGCTCGGTTCCAGCCGGACGCTGGGTGTTGCGCTATGGCTATACACGGCTGATGCTGATCGGCAACCTGACGCTGCTGGCCTCCGGCATTATGCTGATGTTCCTAAGCCCTGCGACCGGATTTATCTATGTTACTCTGGCAATGACCGTCCAAGGGGTCGGCTATGGATTGCTGTTCACCGTCACAACGATTGGGGCACAGCAGCTCGTTCGATCGGATCAGAGCGGCATCTCCACCTCGCTCCAGATGTTCTCGCGCAACATCGGCACAGCGATCGGAGTGACCGTGATGGGCGCATTGCTGCTGCGGGGCGAGTTCATGGAGGGTATCCGTCTCATCTTCCTGTACGGTACCCTGGTTTGCCTGGCTGGCCTGGCCACCGTCTGGTTTATCCGCGATAACAAGCAGCCTTCAGAAGAGCGGCAGGTGCCTGCGGAGCAGCTCCATTAG
- a CDS encoding SDR family NAD(P)-dependent oxidoreductase, whose protein sequence is MAMRRVAVITGAAGGIGAELAKAYLEADYHVAITDKEEARLQSLNKRLAAEFGSERLYAAAADLASEHQVAAMIQEAWNVFGRLDVLINNAGFGITKSMFELTVDEWDSVLHCNLRGAFLCGREAAARMKQQPEGGSIIHIASTRAIMSEPDSEAYAASKGGLVALTHAMAASLAKHRITVNCISPGWIETGDYSQLRETDHRQHLSGRVGRPEDIARACLYLSEGRNDFVNGINLVIDGGMTRKMIYEE, encoded by the coding sequence ATGGCTATGAGACGAGTGGCAGTCATTACCGGAGCGGCCGGGGGGATTGGCGCAGAGCTGGCAAAGGCATACTTGGAAGCGGATTACCATGTCGCGATAACGGACAAGGAGGAGGCGCGGCTGCAAAGCTTAAATAAACGGCTGGCGGCTGAATTTGGTTCAGAGCGTCTCTATGCGGCAGCAGCAGACTTGGCCTCCGAGCATCAGGTTGCAGCAATGATCCAGGAGGCATGGAATGTATTCGGGCGGCTCGATGTGCTCATCAACAATGCGGGCTTCGGCATAACGAAGAGCATGTTCGAGCTGACGGTGGACGAATGGGACAGCGTTCTCCACTGCAATCTGCGCGGTGCTTTTTTGTGCGGGCGCGAAGCTGCGGCCCGGATGAAGCAGCAGCCAGAGGGCGGGAGCATCATCCATATTGCGTCTACACGAGCGATAATGTCTGAGCCGGATAGCGAAGCGTATGCAGCCTCGAAGGGTGGGCTGGTAGCGCTCACGCACGCTATGGCAGCCTCGCTGGCGAAGCATCGCATTACAGTGAATTGCATTAGCCCTGGCTGGATCGAGACCGGGGACTACAGTCAGTTGCGCGAGACGGATCATCGTCAGCATCTGTCCGGGCGTGTCGGACGGCCGGAGGACATTGCGCGCGCCTGTCTATATCTGAGTGAGGGGCGAAATGATTTTGTCAACGGTATTAATCTGGTCATCGATGGCGGGATGACGCGCAAAATGATCTATGAGGAATAG
- a CDS encoding phosphotransferase, whose product MKEQTKHRKEQQSGLEGTEEMSSPYEIDAEDRALVLERYLDLYDLPRPCRVVKEESGKNNTTRIVYSGGSRYVLRLYDNHKEEAKVRLEHHVLHALSRMELGFSVPRPVACRSGGTIAVGKDGKLAALYIYIEGQRPDGEYGPHIYGLGQACGTMSGALDGLILEDEPAYTPYYKLSSNYEHLDAAEMASWVRGDEQLTGLLPQLELLERVRGELMEAEAQLSSLPEQWVHGDVVFTNAVARGEEVVGVLDFEFCTIDLRAMELAVVLPELIVEGRTERSLERLELFVEGFGSRRKLTAEEITAIPALMKLRMADVHLHFADRYQQQLDPPQEWAEQMKRTAFVCGWIEAHEPQLMELLRRHLPLF is encoded by the coding sequence TTGAAGGAGCAGACAAAGCATAGGAAAGAGCAGCAGAGCGGCTTGGAGGGAACTGAGGAGATGAGCTCGCCATACGAGATAGACGCCGAGGATCGCGCGCTCGTATTGGAGCGGTATCTTGATCTCTACGATCTGCCCCGACCGTGCCGAGTAGTGAAGGAGGAGAGCGGCAAGAACAATACGACCCGTATCGTCTATAGCGGGGGTAGCCGTTATGTGCTGCGCCTGTATGACAACCATAAGGAGGAGGCCAAGGTACGGCTGGAGCATCATGTGCTGCATGCGCTCAGCCGTATGGAGCTGGGATTTTCGGTGCCGCGTCCGGTGGCTTGCCGCAGCGGCGGGACGATTGCCGTCGGCAAGGATGGCAAGCTCGCCGCGCTGTATATCTACATCGAGGGTCAACGACCGGATGGGGAGTATGGGCCGCATATTTACGGGCTGGGTCAGGCATGCGGAACCATGAGCGGAGCGCTCGATGGCTTGATCTTGGAGGATGAGCCGGCGTATACGCCGTACTACAAGCTGAGCAGCAATTATGAGCATCTGGATGCAGCAGAAATGGCGAGCTGGGTGAGAGGAGACGAGCAGTTGACCGGGCTGCTGCCGCAGCTAGAGCTGCTGGAGCGGGTGCGCGGCGAATTGATGGAGGCGGAGGCGCAGCTAAGCTCGCTGCCTGAACAGTGGGTGCATGGCGACGTTGTCTTTACGAATGCTGTAGCGAGAGGGGAGGAGGTGGTTGGTGTACTCGACTTTGAGTTCTGCACCATTGATCTGCGCGCCATGGAGCTGGCTGTAGTGCTGCCAGAGCTGATCGTGGAAGGCAGGACAGAGCGTTCGCTGGAGCGGCTGGAGTTATTTGTGGAGGGATTTGGCAGCCGCCGCAAGCTGACTGCTGAGGAGATTACGGCCATCCCAGCGCTGATGAAGCTCAGGATGGCCGATGTACATCTTCACTTTGCCGATCGTTATCAGCAGCAGCTTGACCCACCACAGGAATGGGCGGAACAGATGAAGCGCACCGCTTTCGTATGCGGCTGGATCGAGGCGCATGAGCCGCAGCTAATGGAGCTGCTCCGCAGGCACCTGCCGCTCTTCTGA
- a CDS encoding YpdA family putative bacillithiol disulfide reductase, which produces MKEKQEQVIIIGAGPCGLAAALELHSHGFDPLLIEKRNVVHSISQYPIYMQFFSTPELLEIAGVPFTTAHDKPSRLEALNYYRNVALRSGVRIHAYETVTSLTKEAEGFTLTSIRKNGEAHTYCTRHVVIATGYFDHPNLLGIPGEDHDKVSHFFREAHPYTGMQVTIIGGSNSAVDAALELERVGAKVTVVYRGEDYSPSIKPWVLPIMKAMVAKGRIAFRFQSRVIEITPAEVVIETSGGTERLPNDFVLALTGFHPDREFLGSAGVTMEAEGYPTFNEETMETNVPGIYLAGVVASRHEANEIFIETGRFHGHKITRHLLEQAAKQEG; this is translated from the coding sequence ATGAAGGAAAAGCAAGAGCAAGTGATTATTATTGGGGCTGGGCCATGCGGACTGGCCGCGGCACTGGAGCTGCATAGCCACGGCTTCGATCCGCTACTGATCGAGAAGCGCAATGTGGTTCACTCCATCTCCCAATATCCCATCTACATGCAGTTCTTCAGTACGCCCGAGCTGCTGGAGATCGCTGGTGTACCGTTTACAACCGCGCATGACAAGCCTAGCCGCCTGGAAGCGCTGAATTACTATCGCAATGTCGCGCTGCGCAGCGGCGTGCGCATCCATGCCTATGAGACCGTCACCAGCTTAACGAAGGAAGCCGAGGGCTTCACCTTGACGAGCATCCGCAAGAACGGCGAAGCTCATACATACTGCACACGCCACGTTGTCATTGCGACCGGCTATTTTGACCATCCGAATCTGCTGGGCATTCCGGGCGAGGACCATGACAAGGTATCCCACTTCTTCCGTGAGGCACATCCCTACACGGGGATGCAGGTCACCATCATCGGAGGAAGCAACTCCGCAGTCGATGCCGCACTAGAGCTGGAGCGGGTCGGCGCCAAGGTAACCGTCGTCTATCGCGGCGAGGACTATTCGCCAAGCATCAAGCCGTGGGTGCTGCCAATTATGAAAGCTATGGTTGCCAAAGGACGGATTGCCTTCCGATTCCAGTCCCGCGTGATCGAGATTACCCCGGCTGAGGTCGTCATTGAGACGTCCGGCGGCACGGAGCGGCTGCCGAATGATTTCGTGCTGGCGTTAACCGGATTTCATCCAGACAGAGAATTTTTGGGGAGCGCTGGAGTAACGATGGAGGCGGAAGGATACCCGACCTTTAACGAAGAGACGATGGAGACCAATGTGCCCGGGATTTACCTGGCAGGGGTGGTCGCCTCGCGCCACGAGGCCAATGAGATTTTCATTGAGACAGGGCGTTTCCACGGTCACAAAATTACCCGCCACTTGCTGGAGCAAGCGGCGAAGCAGGAAGGATGA
- a CDS encoding GntR family transcriptional regulator, which yields MLNFYELKLNNKEPVYVQAARYVKRKIVLGEAMSGDKLPSRREVAAQLQINPNTVQKAFKLMEDEGYVRTSSTLGSVIYVDDEVRARIETELTSGLVKEFIGSAKEINLSFKRVVELLSELWD from the coding sequence GTGCTGAATTTCTATGAGCTGAAGCTGAACAATAAGGAACCGGTCTATGTGCAGGCCGCGCGATATGTGAAGCGCAAAATTGTGCTTGGCGAAGCTATGAGCGGTGACAAGCTGCCATCGCGACGCGAGGTGGCGGCACAACTGCAGATTAATCCGAATACAGTGCAGAAGGCTTTCAAGCTGATGGAGGACGAGGGCTATGTTCGCACGAGCAGTACGCTGGGGAGCGTTATCTATGTGGATGACGAGGTGCGGGCGCGGATTGAGACGGAGCTGACGAGCGGATTGGTGAAGGAGTTTATTGGCTCCGCCAAGGAGATCAATCTATCATTCAAGCGTGTGGTTGAGCTGCTGAGCGAGCTATGGGACTAG
- a CDS encoding amino acid permease: protein MYSVLVGVLLFAVVCGVALFLAVAAGRQVGRTASGSRPASVYVQYISDKQSLNKLGYAQQLSRNWSGWGTFSASFATMSVLGGAALYFGPVYALTGAWGFSIALPVAALFAFALAAAQAELAAALPTAGGCYHWALARGGQGFGFAAAWLRGFGDLALLVLLAGAGALLVQPFAATYAGLGNGWLSFMLCAALLLGSQALVAWTGRRWVALFLQLGTWLQILLVAGVAAGLFLFIGPRLQPAEFLFTLRPETAGSGGWLAMMMAVLLMFRLFSGSDAAAYTMEEATAPEQHVPWNIYLAPVYGFLACYVLLAVLALSTAEATVGAGGSSGSGLFMTLLGKGLGVWNGWLAALVPLAVLGALWGSGLGVLNASSRMWFAFFRDRRSAWGRSMAAVSTERQTPGRLIAALVLVGLAVLGTLQAVRPWDGSHGLASENMRPPLALESRTSGELSLSESLARDRVSAGGSEGRIVPERATDAQQPDSWRGGALGTDWLWLLTAVTLLGSSAAAAIPLGLELLRPRGRRLLQHRLSAESSSGVWQLGSMRKTVCWIAFVWLLFILVMTVVLLSIVAAVLSAGVLLSAFVVNGVIGNRRRQFARPLSHEEMLHIEQRYRHM, encoded by the coding sequence ATGTATAGTGTACTGGTTGGTGTATTGCTGTTCGCTGTCGTCTGCGGTGTGGCACTGTTTCTGGCCGTGGCAGCGGGAAGGCAGGTCGGCCGCACAGCGAGCGGCAGCAGGCCGGCTTCTGTCTATGTGCAGTATATATCGGATAAGCAGTCGCTGAACAAGCTGGGCTATGCCCAGCAGCTAAGCCGCAACTGGAGCGGATGGGGCACATTCAGCGCTTCATTTGCAACGATGTCGGTGCTGGGCGGAGCGGCGCTGTATTTCGGACCGGTCTATGCACTGACCGGGGCATGGGGATTTAGCATAGCGCTGCCTGTGGCAGCGCTATTTGCATTCGCATTGGCGGCCGCCCAAGCGGAATTGGCGGCGGCGCTGCCGACAGCCGGGGGCTGCTATCACTGGGCATTGGCTCGCGGAGGCCAGGGCTTCGGCTTTGCAGCGGCATGGCTGCGCGGCTTCGGAGATCTGGCGCTGCTGGTGCTGCTTGCTGGGGCGGGGGCATTGCTCGTGCAGCCGTTCGCCGCGACCTATGCGGGTCTGGGCAACGGATGGCTGTCCTTTATGCTATGTGCTGCGCTGCTGCTCGGCTCGCAGGCGCTCGTAGCCTGGACCGGTCGGCGCTGGGTTGCGCTGTTCCTGCAGCTCGGGACATGGCTGCAAATATTGCTGGTAGCTGGCGTGGCGGCCGGCTTGTTCTTGTTTATCGGCCCAAGGCTGCAGCCTGCGGAATTTTTGTTCACGCTGCGCCCCGAGACTGCTGGCAGCGGCGGCTGGCTGGCGATGATGATGGCAGTGCTGCTCATGTTCCGGTTATTTAGTGGCTCGGATGCTGCTGCCTATACGATGGAAGAGGCGACAGCGCCTGAGCAACATGTGCCCTGGAACATCTATTTGGCGCCAGTGTATGGATTTCTCGCGTGTTATGTGCTGCTGGCAGTGCTGGCGCTGTCCACTGCAGAGGCGACTGTGGGTGCTGGGGGCAGCTCGGGCAGTGGCTTGTTCATGACCTTGCTCGGCAAGGGACTCGGCGTATGGAACGGATGGCTCGCGGCGCTAGTACCACTCGCAGTGCTTGGGGCGCTCTGGGGAAGCGGGCTCGGGGTGTTGAATGCCAGCTCACGCATGTGGTTCGCCTTCTTCCGAGATCGCAGATCAGCATGGGGGCGTTCTATGGCGGCGGTTTCAACTGAGCGGCAAACCCCAGGACGGCTGATCGCTGCATTAGTGCTGGTTGGGCTGGCGGTGCTCGGGACGTTGCAGGCCGTTAGACCTTGGGATGGCAGCCATGGCCTCGCGTCAGAGAACATGCGGCCGCCGCTGGCATTGGAGAGTCGAACATCAGGGGAGTTGTCACTCAGCGAGAGCCTTGCGCGGGACAGAGTATCGGCTGGAGGAAGCGAAGGGAGGATCGTACCGGAGCGGGCTACAGATGCCCAGCAGCCTGATTCTTGGAGGGGAGGGGCGCTCGGGACTGACTGGCTGTGGCTGCTCACGGCGGTTACACTGTTGGGCTCGAGTGCTGCCGCTGCTATTCCGCTCGGGCTGGAGCTGCTGCGTCCACGCGGTCGCAGATTGTTGCAGCACCGGCTCTCTGCAGAGTCGTCCAGTGGAGTCTGGCAACTGGGGAGCATGCGAAAAACAGTCTGCTGGATTGCCTTTGTCTGGCTGCTGTTCATCCTTGTCATGACAGTTGTACTGCTCTCGATTGTTGCCGCCGTGCTCTCGGCAGGGGTACTGCTGTCCGCATTTGTGGTGAATGGGGTAATTGGCAACCGTCGCCGTCAATTCGCACGACCGTTGTCTCATGAGGAAATGCTGCACATTGAGCAAAGATACAGGCATATGTAG